TGGCATCTATTAACTGACAATTTATAATAGATTTAAGATAGCAATATATTTCTGATAATTCATTATTGTTTACCTTGGCAGTTACTTTGATAGTTCTGGAGTTAGTGGTGAGATTCCGTCAACATTTGCTAATCTACAGAACTTGGAAACGCTGCAAGAACTTTACAAATATGTTCtttttctccaatttttttttttaaaaaaggacTATTAATTACTGCAAGAACAAATTATTATTTGAGTAAGTATCAGAGGATTACTTTTGTTTGTTGCAGTTGGGCGTCGGACGCTGAACTGACTGGCAGGATACCTGACTTCATAGGAAATTGGCCAAAGCTTTCTGTCTTGTAAGATAATCTGCATAATTGCTTTCTATTACCATACATTTGCAGTTGAACGATACTAGGTTCATCCTTTGTATTATATGCTCACTGTTTTCTGGAGAAAAAACTTTTCAGCTTTAGTCTACTAATCATATCTAAATATTTTCTCAGGAGGCTTCAAGGGAACTCTTTTGAAGGTCCTATACCAGTTACATTCTCCAATCTGACTCTCTTACAGAGTTGTGAGTTTCTAGGTCTACTAgtcaatttttgtttgtttacaaCCGCTTCTACTTCATGTTGTTGAAAGTATTCTAACATATTACTCTAACTATGTCACGTGTGATATGATGATAGGCGAATTAGCGATTTATCTAATCCCAATGGAAGCTCTTCTCTTGGATTTATTAAAGATATGAAGTCTCTAAGTATTTTGTAAGGCAAATATTTTTTGGTTACGTTTAAACCTATTAGAAGTTTCTAACACCTCAATTCCCTTCTGAATCTAATATGAGAACTTGGTCTTGCATCCTGCAGAGTGCTGAGGAATAACAATATTTCTGATTCAATCCCTTCCAATATTGGAGAATACCAATGTCTGTCGCACCTGTAAGTTTTTCTTGGTTATAGGTgcttgttaaaataaaatattttaagaaaataatGCAGTAACATATATTCGAGGTTTTACTAACATTACTACGAGGGTTTTGTTGAATTTTACAAGTTTTTAGTTCATCAACATGATGGTGCTTGGTTTATATGAAATTTTAGTACTTTCTGTTTTTGTCTGAAGGGATGTAACTGTTTCATTCTTCTTTTCACCTCCAGGGGTTTGAGCTTCAACAATTTAACTGGACAGATACCAGACTCGCTGTTTAACTTGAGTTCAATTTCTATTCTGTACCGTCCACAGTCCACACCCTCTTAATTATTTCCTACTAAATGTACGCTTAAAGTATAAGCATTGAGACTTGTATTTCTGTCTTcttttaattaggtttcttGGGAACAATAAATTGAACGGTACCCTGCCTGAGTCCAAAAGTTCGCCTCTTCTCAATATGTAAGTATATCGGCATATTTGGTCTAAGCATCATCGTAATGCATTAGAACTGGAGTTTTCTGATAGATATGGTTTACATTTGATAAAGCCATCTCTGTGTGGGTGAATGGAATGCACTTTctgggggtttttttttttttttttttgaattgcaCAGTATTAGCTTCTACATGAACTTGTAGGATTCTGGATGCCCCGCTTTTTTACATGATCTTTCACACAACCACCTGACAGGACAAATTCCTCAAAGTTTGTCATCTTTAACCTTTTTGTCCCACTTGAACTTGTCTTACAACAACTTGTCCGGAATAATTCCTTGGGGACACCAGCTTCAAACACTCAATTTTTCGTCCATTTATATGGAAAATCCATCACTATGTGGTGTTCCTCTTTCAACTAAGTGCCCCGAAGATAAAACTTTTACTGCTGAGGATGCAAAAGACAAGAATGAAGATGAAAATGACAAGTTGTGGTTCTATGTCAGCTTGGGAGTTGGATTTATCGTAGGTTTTTGGGGCGTTTGCAGCACATTGATCTTAAAGACATCATGGAGGTACGCCTATTTTCAATTCTTCGACAACATCAAAGATAAGATAGCACTAGCAGTTGCATTGAAAGTGACTCGTTTtcaaaggtttttttttctgaagTTTGATTGTAATATATGTATGTGATGTTTTTCCCTTTCTGTTTTGTGTTTTTCGTACTTGCAACTTATGTATTGAATAAAAGAATTTTATTTCTCAATAACTGTTCTCACAAACAATTATGTATTAAGATCTACATTCGGCTTCTTTTCTTCGCATTATTTGGAGGCTATGAGTTTCCATTTGTGCTATTTCATTTCAGATGGGATTCATTGCAAACTAGGGATCAAACCTAAGTAAAAGAATAGCTCTGTTTGTTTGTGATACAAAATACTGATCAGTCGAGTTAACAAAACATGTGCATCTACTGAGAGGGGGGGGGGATGAGGGGAGGCTGGAAGATGGTTATGGGTGGTGGGCTGGGAAACAAGAGGATCGGTGTTTGTCGTTGGACTTAGAGAGCTCTAGGTACCATATAATAACTCAAGAACTCAGAAAGTTTTCACTGTAATACACACCCTCAACAACATAGGGTGCGATATATTTATAACAACTTTAGATTACATAAGGATTTTGAAATCTCTATTTACAAGCAACAATTCAAAAATCCAAAGCTATAATCACAACCTAATTACACGGTACAACCAAACTGATTACAAACATATTGTCGAAAAACAACTAAATGGAACAGAAAAGCTTATCAGATAAGTTATATCAGAATAAGTTTCTACTGCACGCAGTCCCTCTCAGTATATAGCTAAAGTAGAGATCACATAAAAGCTAGAAAGAGCAAAATGATAACTTTTTAGCCTTAATATGCAATTTTACCTGAGGAATAAGGAAAAAAGGACTCGTTTGATCGATTCAAAAGAGCAACAAGCCCATCAATATTGGACGCAACAGTCCTTGCAGCAAGCTTCCTCTGAACCCCTCGCAATGGAGCGCCTAGCACCACTTCTCTTACAGATGCAATCTTTAGCAAAAGAGTATGTCTGTCCTCTACGCAAAATCGGCATTCACATaacaaagtgaaaaaaaatgtaagtcagccaaaaaaaaatcaatagatAAATACGTAAAATTGGAATGTATAAGAAAAAGGAACGCCCGAAAGAGGATAATCTAATAGAATAGAATCTAAAGCAACCGAAATAAAGTGAGACAATGTTGGGTTTTACACCAACGGAACAAGCAGTCCAAGAAGGGTTTTATACCAATGAACCAAGCAGTCCAAGAAGCTAAAGTTATCTGGAAACAAGCCAATCTTGTCTATCAATCAAAATGCATACTAAAACGcaaaaacttgaaaaagaaTGCTaccaaattagaaaaaaaaacaccgCAACGATTATTATCCATTGCCTTGATTGGCTTTAACAAGATCTAAATGTTTTCAAAAACATATATCCATGGCAGTGGCAATGTTTTGAAAtataggaggggagagaatccgaTTCCCTCTTTTTGGAATTTGGATGCCGGATGGTTCCGATTAGTAACTTGGGTACCCTAGTTCTTTCCTATATTCCAAATTTTTCCACCCTCTCCTCTCCTTGTTATGCCACTTTGTGTAGTTCTTGTAGCTTACATTCACTCTTGCACTCGATTGAGGTCTTGTGTTCGAATTGCCCTCGAAGAAAAACCACAAACCTTGCTCTTTATTCCCTTTTTATTAAGTGAATATTGTGCTAAGGTGGATTAGTAGATTTTGAACTGCCCCTCCATAAGTTGCAAGTTTATGAAATTATCAGTCATGACATCAACATCAAAATTGAGAATTGCAGAGGATGCCTTTCCTCCACACCAAAATGAAACTTTTATTTGGGATTTTAAGGACTCAAATTACAAAGAACATATTAAGGCTAAGATACGCAGTCATCCAGATTTGTTTCATAACCATGCCAATGTAAATTCCCCATGTTGCAAATAGCAGAATAAAACATTCTGCAACCCCCAGTTATCCAAAACCCAAGAATTTAACCAATCTAATCCCCGAAATCCAACCCGATTTTTACCCTCCTAGTTACACAAAATAACCCTTGTGACAATGATCACAAAGCAAGACACGGTGAAGAAAAACAGTGTCACAAAATCCCTCGCATTCCACTTCCTTACTGCCTTCGCTTCGACTCTCAAGCTCTTGGCCCTCCTCAGCGCGTCCACCTCCTTTAACAAATCGAACTCCAACCCTTTCTTCTTCAGCTCCTCGATGCACTTTCCCAGAAGATTCTTatcctccttctctctctccaacAACTTCTCCAGGTGCCCCTCCGTGTCGGTTTTATACCTAACCGCCCAAATGATCCCCAGTGAGAAGCAGAGCGAGCAGAGCGAAGGGATCCAGGACCGGTGGCATGCGAACCCGCGTGGGTCCCTTGACGAGGAACTGAAGAGAAGGGTGAGGGCCGTGGagtggaagaggaagaagatgatgaaaagaATCGTGATTTCCTTTCGAACCGAGTCGATTTGGGATTCTTTGAGAGAGACCCTGTTGAGATTTAGCTCTTCTTCTTTCAGCCATTGCTTCAGGAGAAGCTTGTGGCTCGGCGACTGAGCAATTTGGTGAAGTGGGTGTAAGGGCTTTGGCTCCATGATCGATTGTTTTGTGCTCTCGTCGGCCATGGATTTTTGTATCAGAGAAAAGGAGtgaaaggttttttgtttttttttttggggagggGGGGAGTGGTGTTGAGTAGTGAGTGGGATTTTGAAACGGTCGAGAGGGTTTCGAATGTTATAACGGTCCAATTTGGAATAATTTTACAGTAGATTACCGAAAATACCCCTAGAGTGTGCGGGAATTCACGAGATCGCGAGCTTTTGTAACGGCTAGGATTGTTCCAGATCATCAGATCTGTGACGGGGAAATTTCGTGTTTGTCCCCTGAACTGGCACGCTCCAACGGTCATGGTGATTTAAATAAGTGCCAAAATATTCTTGCACGTTGAATTTAGAGGTTATAATTCaaagaattttaattaaaagcttccggtactgtttattttaacaaaaaatcatatttttacactaaaaagttaatcctggtactattcactctaccattttattttgtctttatcgttaaaactcaaagttttcaagtcattttcattagttttccttataatttacctattttttttattttctattttgtttacCCTCTAGAAAATAGGTTTTCTattttaacaaataaaagttagttttctattttcatccctactcattaaatttttacatatttataaTTTACTCCAACATCGtacttttgattttatttacacTTTAATATTTATAAATGAAGGGCTAAATTTTCTGCGTTGCTGCCCAAATTTTCCCTCAGTTCAGCTACAAAAGTTACTCGTCACaactttttttatgaaattgtgTGTAAA
This genomic stretch from Pyrus communis chromosome 2, drPyrComm1.1, whole genome shotgun sequence harbors:
- the LOC137725815 gene encoding uncharacterized protein — translated: MADESTKQSIMEPKPLHPLHQIAQSPSHKLLLKQWLKEEELNLNRVSLKESQIDSVRKEITILFIIFFLFHSTALTLLFSSSSRDPRGFACHRSWIPSLCSLCFSLGIIWAVRYKTDTEGHLEKLLEREKEDKNLLGKCIEELKKKGLEFDLLKEVDALRRAKSLRVEAKAVRKWNARDFVTLFFFTVSCFVIIVTRVILCN